One segment of Pyricularia oryzae 70-15 chromosome 3, whole genome shotgun sequence DNA contains the following:
- a CDS encoding cysteine dioxygenase — protein sequence MSAVQTIHAPAITGLSGQILSPPLSPPKTFGDLVLDLKDGLGPSSGLTSDDVDVNYLKWLMEEYKADECGWQKFAMGDNTRGYTRNLVDEGNGKSNLLVLVWSPGKGSPIHDHGNAHCLMKILRGELTETRYDFPKPNIEQPMKVISEKTYKENAVAYMADELGVHRVWNKGSDFAVSLHLYTPPNVAKGGCNIFTESTGKSSHIKKCPNFSEYGKRLE from the exons ATGTCTGCTGTCCAAACTATCCACGCTCCTGCCATCACGGGATTGTCGGGTCAAATACTCAGCCCACCTCTCAGCCCACCCAAGACTTTCGGTGATCTCGTATTAGACCTGAAAGATGGTCTTGGACCTTCCTCGGGCTTGACTTCTGATGATGTCGATGTCAACTACCTGAAGTGGCTGATGGAAGAATACAAGGCCGACGAGTGTGGCTGGCAAAAATTTGCGATGGGAGATAATACCAGAGGCTACACTCGTAACCTCGTCGATGAAGGCAATGGGAAGAGCAACTTG CTCGTTCTTGTCTGGAGTCCTGGCAAAGGAAGCCCGATCCACGACCACGGCAATGCTCATTGCCTGATGAAGATCCTCCGGGGCGAATTAACCGAGACCCGATACGACTTCCCGAAACCCAATATCGAGCAGCCGATGAAGGTCATATCCGAAAAGACATATAAAGAGAACGCGGTGGCGTACATGGCAGACGAGCTTGGCGTCCACCGTGTCTGGAATAAGGGTAGCGACTTCGCTGTGTCCTTGCACC TGTACACGCCACCCAACGTCGCCAAAGGCGGCTGCAACATCTTCACCGAGTCCACGGGCAAGAGTAGCCATATCAAGAAATGCCCAAACTTTTCCGAGTATGGTAAACGCCTTGAGTAG